TATTGGCTTGCGTTTGAATACTCAGATTAGACAAGTAACCCTGTTTATATATTGGTGTTTGAATAACCAACCAAAGTTTGttaaacagtatatattttaaggaagtataaaaatatatttttgcaggaGGAACTTTTTGGATTGGCATATCGGACGTAATCATCGAAGACAGATGGATATACACAACCGATCAAAAACCGATTACAGTTAATAATTTCCAACCAGGACAACCTAATGGACATACTTCCCAAAACTGTGTGGCATTGTACAGTTCTTTTCATGGACACTGGGCAGATGAGAGTTGTCTTACCAGATATCCGTTTATTTGCGAGACAGATGCTGAGTAAGGTTCtatataaaacatcaaacatataataaaatgcGACACATAACATATGCATTTCCgaaccaaattttaaaaacatactttttgtttttaaactctatgtatatatttgattttgatatcaaaCAGACAACTTTAATGTACCTCTCTGACAATACCGCTGCAGTAAACGACTAATCTAGTGCACACATCAAATTAGCGTACCTTAATGAAGATTGTTTTCTCTTTATAGGTCTTCACAGTCAGAGATTGTTGGTTGAACATTGCTGTAATACGAAAAAGCAGTTATCTAATTAAAACTATCTCTGTACTTCTACATTATTTAATGGTTTTCTATATCTCCATTTCCTATCTTACTTTTAGCTAAGAAACATTCGTcatttcctcggagttaagtttttttgtgatttttttgggTAATTCTTTTTCTTACAATTAACCAATTACATCCAATGTTTTTTAAAGGTCAGACGCTTAAATTATCGGTATCAATTTAATGTAGCAGATGTGTATTTCGATAAGTGTCTCTTAAGTGATGACCGATATTAATATATTTGAACGTCCATAACCTAATACCCACGTTCAAGagcttataaaacaaaaatggacGAAACGTAAATTCAAATAAGACTAAGGAATCATAGATATCTATAAGGAACAAAACCCCCTAAATTCACAATATTACAGACCTTTACCCTAAAAGATTCAAACTTCAGACTGCTACAGTGAAAGAAGACCGTAAAAACAGTGTccttatgtattttttttttactatttactAACGATGACTATCAAACGATTCTTCTTAAAAAGAGATCTATTCCAACATATTCAACCACTTACATTTCAAATGTGCATTAAGATCACAAACTTTGATTCTAATGTGCTCTCACCTTTTTTGGTCAAGCCTAActgaaatcaaatcaaatcgAATAATTTTATTGGTGAAAATTCCAATACAAGAAAGTACTAGCTGACATTTACAAAGTACaaatacaaaaagacaaaaattaaacagaaaacaaatacaCAGAGATATATTTTCTCAACGATAAGAGACACATATCGTATATCTACATTGCGTGCAGGTGTTATTAatactatattatttattcaagCTATAACAATAAGCTTTAATACTACCAATTTTCTAAATAACATTATGTTTGCTTTAGATGAATGTTCGAATCATACATATCGCTTATTGCAGCTACACGTACAGAACAAATGTCAGTATCTGAATACTCGACTTCACTTTCTTAATTtacagtgttttttgtacaaccAACTAATTTTCGCGACTATCgcgagaaaaaaataacaagaatataAATCGCCGCGAATATGTAACACTTCGGTTTTTCCTTATCTTACCTTTATTGAAACAATTTTGGAATCGCGAAATGAAATCGCCGCGAAATGGATTAGGAAGAACTAagcgcgaaataaagtatccgcgaaaataagttggtttacagtagtcGCTTGATCAGTTAATACACAATATTGTGTCCTTATTTGACTGAGAGAATTTACAAGACATGTGATGATTTCAATACAGGGAGACGCACATTATGTCGACACAAACTTCAAAAGTTGACCGcagatattgttatttttctgctgattttttgttaattttgaatggattgattttatttcaacatCGACAATGAACAGTTTCCTGTAATATTGAAATACCGTATATCTGTattcgttttttttatgaatgtaaaataaGAATTTGGATATCCATGTCAATCATCTATTTGATTTCTTATAGCAGGAGATTCTTGTCCTGTTAATATGAAGCTGTCTTACTCGGTTTGAATTCTGTTGGAGGTCTCATATTTCATtctcatatatagatataagaatatgtgatatgagtgccaatgagacaactctccatccaagtcacaatttaaaaatataaatcaattataGGTAAAAGTACGGTCTTTAATACAGAGCATTGggtcacaccgaacagcaagctatatatatatttctagttTGTCCTGCATAATGACGAACACAAAGACGCTTGATGGTCGTTTAAAGACCAGAAAAAAGGCGATTCCCCATACCTGGcaaatgacgtcacaaaggcGCACACAATTAACGAACTTTTCTAGAGAAGGACATAACTCGAAAGTGATTTATTTGTGGGACGGATGTCAAATGAAACATATTACTAGTAGTAATGGAATGCTTTTTCATAAATCAAGTGCCCGTCTTATATCTATTCACAATTAATATCCCTTTCACATGATTCCGACATCTATAACTTTTCATACtgaaagaaattgttttatacatgATAATGTCAGATACCCCTGCGAATTAGTCTCTGGAAAAGTTGTTTGACTTTAATATATTCCCGTTGAGAGTTATTTGTTCATGATTGTAACTTATTTACCTTCAAAATGTTTGTATGTAGGGTATTTGTCACGTTGGTGTACACATATCAGATATAGTGGGTATATAATTAGTACCATGTATTGAACATTGTTTGAATATGATTGTACTTATATCATTTGTCCAACCATTCATACTGTTTGTAACctagaattttttatttttcgcattatttgtacataaatcaaagacatatatgtatatatcgtTTTGATCGTTAGTGCTTTTGCACAGAATAACACAttgttaaacttattttaacaaatcaaaattgtttaaaatattttctcattAGCCGATTGTGTTTCAAAGAAATCTTAATATTGTACATACGTAAAACGTTACCACATTTCTGAAGTTGAATATAGCACACAATTGATGATCATGAACTCTGACATGTTGATAATATGAACATAAATCTGACGACCTACATTAAAGACGACGTACACGTCTTTTCTAATAGTACCGGTATCTTATCAGTTTTAATGCAAATGGCAGTACGTGTTTTTGATTTCGTGGTGTTTCTGTGTTGTGCTTCGTCCATGAGTTGTAAGTTACTATGTGATTGAGTTAAAGTAAATGAGTGATGCCAcccattttattaaaataatcattgCATAAACAAAACCGGTAAATTGGATTTAAATGAAAGCTCAAAAAAAGTATTCCACGtgtcttatttattttctttttattattttccttaAAGTATAGTATGGTCGTAAATTTGGCATTTAGAAAAttgtctgaacattattgtttcttaaataacaaaacataaacaaatatgttgtttcttgataaagtttatatactttgaaaaaaagcaAATGTGAAGTATACATCTGTATATGTTATATGCCAAAAACAATCATatgacaaattcaaacacaagaCTTCTAAAGTCTTATTCaatattgtggattcattattattcgttagataccaattttcttggttttcgttGGAACAGATGAcacacgaattcaaatgttcaacgaattacacaTTGTCCATCAGATTGTATACAGACCTACACAAAACCACGAACTTACATATCCACGAACAAGCAAGTTTTGCTCAATCCATGAAAGTTtttacccatgaaaataaacaaatcaacaGAAGATAAGTGTTAATGCAATATGAAAAGCTATAAATTATTCTGAatctaaaaaattaaaaaaaaacataattagaaATCATTAACGTTTTGCGCtctatttctctttcaaaaaacaaatgaaaaaccaAATTAAGATATGACATAAGATAACCATCATTACAGTTCATGGCAATGGATACGCACAAACATGAGTGGTGAAGCAAAATATATTAAACCCCCTTTAAATCTATTTTAGAAGAATACAAACATGAGCAAACGTACAATAAAAAAGAGGTTATTGTGAACAATGCAATACAGCATGACAGaaaaacgatttttttctttcaaaagacAAATGCACCTCATAGAAAAACGAAAGAATGAGCTACACGAAAcctacaaaaaaacattatctCAGGTCCCCAACAACAAATGTTTAACCTGTCGTGCTGTGCATAGTAAGAACTAATTAAGATATTAGACCTATGTGTTTTCATGAGTACTTTTCTTTAAGGCTGTAAAAATGGATggatacaatttgaaaataagtgttACTTCTTCAGTCGACAAGCTGAATCATGGACTGATGCAATCGTAAGTATTACTGTTCTGACGAAATTTCTTTATTCcccaatttacaaaattgacaacatggtCAGTTTGAAACAAAGATAGTCTGCTTTGTCTTTAGTGAAAGTATGacaaaaaagttgtttttttttgtcgtgAATATAGCCTTGAAATGAGTATACCTTGTATCCTTCATTGTAATAAAGgtggtcttttttttatattgttagaCAATATTTCTGTCTGAAAtcataacagaaaacaaaaatcaaacagaaaattgaACAGAAAGATTTCGTCATATAGCTTCTTCAAATTCAACAAGAATTGTTCTTGGGCTAAGGAATATGCTTCAAGTAGTACATGTATTTGCTTTCTACAGTTATTGATTATTTCAGTCCTTTTGTCGTGTGTTTGATTCAAAATTAGCCGAGCCATTGACTGCAGAGGAATCACATTTTTTGATAGGTCATAGTCAGCATGTTGGTATGTATTATTTAAGATTTCCTCAACATATAATGTATTCAATCTTCAATGAATGCCTGCACGATATataaaatggggaatgtgtcaaaacgTTAACAATCCAACCAATGAACAGAAAACAGCAGAAtgccaccaattggtcttcaaaaCAGCGAGAAAATCTTGCAAATGGAAGTGGACTTCAGCTGGCCAcaagaatggaaatgaggaatgtgtcaaagagacaataacccgacagATGGGAAGAAAACAGCTCACCaagggtcttcaacacagcgagtaattcctgcacccggaggcgggcttcagctggttcttaaaactgaaaaaggccaccaatgggttttcaaaATATGTCTGAATGaacttacaaaaaatattaaagtaaatATACAGGGGTCAAGGCGTCTGCCTATTGGTAGGCGGTGATGTTATAGaacttaaatgaaaaaatacagGTTTCATCCACGATTGGGGAGGACACATACAATCCGTTCTACAggtattttgattttctaggcacttTCTTCATACTCttttaatatatactagtacattatatattatacTTTGTCACCTGATACTATTCCCTGTGTGTTTTAATTTCTGATAGAAAGATATTGAGCTATTTTGTTATTGGTCACagtctttttttaatgaaacaaactttttaatgAAGGAAAATTCAACTCTATAGATAAAAGAAAACACTATGCCGTGTAAAGCCCAGTACTTTAAGTCCATTGgtttatttctttgatttataCTTTGTAAAGAGCAACAGTTCCAATAAAAAAAGTCCCATTATGCCAACCAGTTTTCTCAAacgaagtgtttttttttaggaagGAGGCTCATATATCTGCCTGTTTATTGATTCATATAAATTGGAGGAACCaattgaaattggttaaatgtattttcagagaatatcaaaatatatcttTGCAGGAGGACAATTTTGGATTGGCATATCAGACGTAATCGTTGAAGACAGATGGATATACACAACCGGTCAAAAACCAATTACAGTTAATCATTTTCAATCAGGACAACCAAATGGACATACTTCCCAAAACTGTGTGGCATTGGACAGTTCTTACCATGGATATTGGAATGATTTGAACTGTCTTACCAATTATCCTTTTATTTGTGAGACAGATGCTGAGTAAGGATCTTCATtgcaatgatttaaaaaaaagaagtataacaaaaagcatggaGGTTTTTCTTTTCACACAGAAAAATAGATTGAGACTCCATTCTACTTTTAGTTGGAGACTTACTGATATACAATGAATGACCCGTAGAAATggtgaatatccaaaattgtcaacccgtttcaaaaagtatttcccttgaaattttttaaaagcaaatgcTAAATATTTGTATCTTTATTCATATGAGACTAGCTTTATGTCAAAGTAAAACGACTAGTGTCATaaatggagcaggatctgttgaGTAGCACTTGCAATTCACCACTTTGTTTGTGGAGTTTGTGTTGCTCAATCGTTTGTTTTCGGTATTGTGTACACTGTTATCTTTTTATTCTAGCTATGATTGGGCCTTTTTTGGTAACTATCTTCTGATTGAAGATAAGcaaagtcaataaaaaaatcatttatgttttttaaataccGTACTGTTATAGAAACACAAATGGGTTGTCTTTTctgaaatacatataacaaataaatttatttaatgcgACACATAACTTATTACTAATAACTGCATTTCCGTACTTAATTGTAttcatataatcatattttCAACTCTAtgtagaaaagaagatgtggtatgaaatgccaatgagacaactctccacactagaccaaatgacacaaaattaacaactatatgtcaccgtacggcgagttacaatgaacaaaataaacaccgcatagtatatatagatttgtttttgaaatcaaACACACCAATTTAATGTGTTCCCACTGACAACATTGCTGCATAATACCACTCACCtagttatcaaataaatttgcaTACCTAAATgcagattatttttattttgacaggtCGACACAGTCACAGATGGTTGGTTGAACACTGTTTTTACGAAAAAGCAGTTATCTGATTAAACATACCTTATTTTGTACTTTCACATTATTTAATGGTTTTATATCCATTTCCTATCTTacttttagttaaaaaaaatccgctATTTCAAGATGTCCAAACACTGATAATCACACCATATTCAAAGCCGTGACAAATACACCGGAGATGACAAACAATATGTTTCTTAATAGAATGAATGGTTAATAAGGTAATGGGTGCTCACTAGAAGCACGTTTTCTTTCTAAGAGTCTGTACAATAAAGCTATACCCGGTTACTTAAAAGATAAGACGACACATAAGAGAATGCcttacaaagtcaggaatatgacagttgttactcattcgtttgatgtgtttaagcttttggtTTTGGCCTTTGATAAGGGACTTGGAGTTTTAAATTATCCTCgaagttcaatttttttgtgattttattttttttgtaattcttttCCGTTCACTAAACCTATTGCatcaaatttgattaaattctAGACGATAACATTAACGGTATCAATTTAATGAAGCAGCTttgcatttcgacaattcaaATCTCATCAGGGATGATCGAGATAACATATTTGAACGTCCAAATCATAATACACACGCTCAAGaattaatgaaacaaataaGGACAAAAAGTTGCGAAATCAAATTGCGTAAAAGGAATCATAGATATGCATGAGGGAAAACATccttaaattcaaaatgttacaGAACTTTTCACTCAAAGATTAAAACTCCCGACTGCTATTGTTTATCACCCACAATACATTAACATTTCTATTGGCCATTTTTCCTGTTTCTTTTAATATGCTGCATAAGAATGGAATTAACTGTTTTTACTGTTGCAAATATCCAATTACCTTGCTCCGCTACGAGTCGCTAGGAAAACTTAAATTTACCTTTAACTGCTAATTATACGACTTTTCTTTTATCTTAATGTCTAAGACTGCCAACCATATATCGCTTGCGAGTTCAGACATAGACGTATTGTTTCGAAGTCGTGATGAAGACCATCAAGACGAATAATTGATTGATTTCGGCAGTTCTTACTCATAAGTCTTTTTTGGGCAGTTTTGGTTTTGATGGACATGTATCAGTCAGCAACACGTACTTTTAATAAAGTAATCAATCCAGAATTCCATTACTTCATCTTTTGGTTGCATTGTTACATTTGGGGTGAATTTTCTTTCAAACAGGTATCAGTAATGAATATACCACATGTTTTATAGTTTGTACGATTAACGAATGCCTTTTGTGTTTCCAAAATTTCTTGTTATGATACACAAGTTGAAAAAAGACAATTATTACtgataattttgtattcaaatgaagAGTATAATACATTAAAGAATTACAGGAGAGACGAACGGAATATTCAAATTGAGCACCCCAAGGGCAACAACAAATTGAGGGGGGTCTCAGATGCCCAGTTTAACTTTGTTTAACTTTGTGTTGAAAACTTCATCGACAATTATTGTAAATGGTTACAGAACCGCAACTGCTACTAGTATTAAacaatttatctttaaaaaaatcttttgacaaCACATGTAAACATAACTCAGTGATGTTTGTATATGATTAATTGTACTTGTCTGTGCTTCGTTATATACTCTTCAATATGAAGCTTATACATTGTAGCAGACCTGGCTCCACTTTCGTCATGTTCTTTCAATTACTTTGATAGTAGACTGGTTATTGGCTCTTATATTACTCAAGGATATCACATATTCGTAAATCATTGATCTTGTCACATGTCTAACCCTTAAAATTGACCGAatgtgaaattttgaaattgaaacacGTTTTTCATAACAAAAGATAGTTGATAAACTTTGACATCTTGGTTATATGAACACGAATCTGTAGACTGTTAAATATTTCTAACTAGTATCAGTTTTCATACAAATGGGAATACAGGTTATTGATTTCGTGGTGTttctgttttgtgttttgtctatAAGTTGTAAGTTACTATTCAATTTAGCTTCAGCAAATGAgcaatgatatatatttaaaaaaaaatgaagaaataaaaacgaCATATTAGcaaatggaaaaaaagtatTCCACGTGTGTTTTTTTGCTAGATACATAATAGGTTACATACATGGGACACGGGTTTATGGATTAATAGGTTACACACATCTGTGCAAAACAGAAAGACACGGGTTTATggattaaaataagtaaaaaattgtAGTGGATGCCATTCAGAGCTTTCTATatgtgtaataccaccaaatcctggtacgtcacatccggttgtatacgaaagtAAGTCGAAAAAAAACactcccttgaatttgacagttttagataattaatcctacattttatcgcagaaaaaaacccaacatttctgtgtcataaacatatgtcttgggtatttcaaaacaccttttttttatttgggatttctatagataattttgtaatcttgaggttacatggtgactaaaccttgtacacagataaaaTGAGGGGAGAaagatggttattttcttatatgcaatgcaatgttatgtgaattttatttttatagtactggacaggataaaactttactcattccaagtatttctttagtggaaacaaagataaattgtgcacatttttttgaaaagtgcaaatttaacaaagaataataggggaaaatcaatggatGTATTACACCTATATGAAAacagtaaaaccacaaaaatactgaacaccgaggaaattaaaaacggaaagtccctaatcaaatggcaaaatcaaaagatcaaaaatatcaaacgaatgattaatttttattattattatatatgattATATGATCCATTAATTGTAACACatccattataaatataacagagTGTATACTACGATGTAGAAGAAAAGTTAATAAGACCCATTAATGCAAATGTCACTGTTCATAGCATGGATTGTACTCTTTAATACGCATCAACAGGAAAACATGACACCAAAATGTAGGAAAGCCAAAGACTAATGGTTGTTTTACTATCTGTTGCCCGTACTTGGTGATTAGTATCATTTGGTCATTGAAGTTTTATAagcaatattttgaaaatttaaaacttttactttGTGAATTATAACTCCTCTTTAGGCTGTAAAAATGGATGGACACAATATGGAAGTAAGTGTTACTTCTTCAGTCACCAAGTCGAGTCATGGACGGATGCAATGGTAAGTATACATGCTGTTCTGACTAACTTTCTTTAGTCCCagtttttttgtctgtttaaaattccaaaacgttttttaaaacagactttaaaaaagtatatttgtaAAGTGGAGtgatataaaacacataatttcGTTATTACAGCACCTATGTAACATTTGACTTATTATTATTGCTTTCGAATCTTATCGTCTTTGCTGAATTTCTGGGATATAGACCGGTGCAAATCGAGATGAAGAGTCAAGGATGAATGTAATCTTATGTAACGAAAAATCTGCaatataacttttaatttttttgaataaatcacatgttacacaaaaaaatggaaacgtgattaacaattttttgagaaaaaaacccCAACTTCTTCAGTAATTTAAGTGAAATTGTCAAACTGAATGCAAACcatattaaatatttgtgaCTCAATTGGTTGTCTCTTACAACCAAATAAGATTTGTATTTAATGCAAATGAAATTgtgaatttcaattatttaactACAATCAAGTGTATTATTAATATACGTGGACTTTGTCAAACATGACATCCACTACCGTTGTTCAAAATACCACAATCTGACAAAAATTACCAGTTTTCCATGTTTGATGGAGAAAGGGGCCGTTTAAAACCATCTGTCTAATAGAAAAAGACAACAccatgataaaaagaaaaaaaggcgAGCTGACAAACTTCAAATCGACCAAAAAGTAAAGTAGGAAAAATACATAAAGGAGTGCCTTTTAtctaatggcaaaatcaaactcacagctcaaacacatcatacgAATGACTCAAATGGGACAAATTTACAATTACGTGTACCCGTGGCGTTATTTATACAATGTTGTTCTAAGAATAATGTAACGATCCTATAAAGCTCATAGAGATGAACTAAGCCAATAGTTATAcacaattgaataaaaataagaagatgtttgTATTCTATTCAGACATTTGCATAAAGAATTAACTGAATCAAGTCATTCTACAATGTTCTAATACATCAACGTTTAGGAAGATAGTTGTCACAATATTTAAAAGcgatacattttttaaagagcACGGCATTAATGGTATTATTCTTTCCTGGAAATTTATCTTATTTCTAAATGGTTTTGTTTCGGTTTCAAGTAAAATCCATCGCCAATtcgccttttcagaatctaaagaatcttgggtaatttcattgtttgtaccccaaaataaaaataaagtcacgtcattggttgaatttccattgtttatgacATTGTTAACAAATCACGACGTTTTGGTgcacacttttgaaaatattacacagtatatgaattattttctgaaacggcgaatagGTTCTCCGTTCAATATTGGAAAGTGATTTGTATATGCATGAAGTTTGTTACATGTTTAATATATCTAT
The genomic region above belongs to Mytilus trossulus isolate FHL-02 chromosome 7, PNRI_Mtr1.1.1.hap1, whole genome shotgun sequence and contains:
- the LOC134726426 gene encoding perlucin-like encodes the protein MAVRVFDFVVFLCCASSMSCCKNGWIQFENKCYFFSRQAESWTDAISFCRVFDSKLAEPLTAEESHFLIGHSQHVGGQFWIGISDVIVEDRWIYTTGQKPITVNHFQSGQPNGHTSQNCVALDSSYHGYWNDLNCLTNYPFICETDAE